The following are from one region of the Haloactinomyces albus genome:
- the mobA gene encoding molybdenum cofactor guanylyltransferase produces MADEFAVIILAGGRGSRLGGVDKAAVRVGGSSLLDRTLEAACAGKPVVVVGPRVSDREVVWTREDPPGSGPLAGLAAGLRQVPAAAELVAVLAVDHPHLTRATLHRLADAVVAESMCSGAVLIDAEGAPQWLLGVWRVDALRTGMPAQVSGGSVRSVLEPLDPAFVPGQGAEASDVDTPEDLRRAADDS; encoded by the coding sequence ATGGCGGACGAATTCGCGGTGATCATCCTGGCAGGGGGGCGGGGCAGCAGACTCGGGGGAGTGGACAAGGCCGCTGTCCGGGTTGGGGGCAGTTCACTGCTGGACCGGACGTTGGAGGCGGCGTGTGCGGGAAAGCCGGTGGTGGTGGTCGGTCCGCGCGTGTCGGATCGCGAGGTCGTGTGGACGCGTGAGGACCCTCCGGGGTCGGGGCCACTGGCGGGACTGGCCGCCGGACTGCGGCAAGTACCCGCCGCAGCGGAGCTCGTGGCGGTGCTGGCCGTCGATCATCCGCACCTCACGCGGGCAACACTGCACAGGCTGGCGGATGCGGTGGTCGCCGAGTCGATGTGCTCGGGGGCGGTGCTGATCGACGCCGAGGGTGCGCCCCAGTGGTTGCTGGGGGTGTGGCGTGTCGATGCGCTCCGTACCGGGATGCCCGCGCAGGTGAGTGGAGGGTCGGTCCGCTCCGTGCTGGAACCGCTGGATCCGGCCTTCGTTCCGGGGCAAGGTGCCGAGGCATCCGATGTGGATACTCCGGAGGATCTGCGGCGCGCGGCGGATGACTCCTGA